From the Lactuca sativa cultivar Salinas chromosome 9, Lsat_Salinas_v11, whole genome shotgun sequence genome, the window gttttggtttcaggtacttccgcaagcaaagggaagagcgcGGGGTGacagcatcgcacacaccacagcttagcTTTTATCCTGGGGATGGTTTTAGTTGTTTTGGATTTGATGTactatgatacagttttccgcacagtattttattatgattgGGATACATCGCgtatgtttttatgttatgatactcatattatggttttgattatattgaaacatgaaaatttttgggtcgtatttttgggtcgtttcaatataAAAGGGACACAAATAGAAATATGTAAGAAAACTCAATTTAACTCGGGCAGGGGTAAATAGGGTCAACTGCTTCAATCTCACATCTATTTTGGCTAATCCCATATATCACAAGAGATTCGAAAACTGAGTTTCTTAAATTGtaattattttttaacttttaagtaATGAATGGTCTAGTTTAGAAATGTGATATTTAAAATGAAGGACATGATGAATACTTACAGAGAGAAGAGAAATTTTGAGACTTGTTGGTTATTCTTTCTTTAAAGAGCCAAGAGTCCAAGAGATAATTTGCTAAGCAAATTCATTGacacgattacattactataaaTCAAAAGTCCAAGAGATAATTTGCTAAGAAAGGTAATAACATGTTACCTCATGCACTTTTCAAGAGAGGTCGAATGGAAAAAAAATATAGGGTTTTGTATCCGGAGAAAAATAAAACCAATATCCCATCAAAAAAAAGATCCATTTAGCAATATTATAAACTTTATTAAAGAGATAAGCCCCACCTAAAAATGCTCTAAGTTGCAGAATTTTATAAATTGAAGAATGAGATAAAGAtatgaaaattataaaataaatcaataaatcaggaaaaataaaattatttacatACCTGTAATGAGGGGTTTTTTTTCTCATGAGAAGGCAATTAATCATTCTTTCATTGTTACTGACCAATATGGTTCTTTTATGTCTACCAAATGCATGCTTCATACTCTCTGATAAGCTTTCTTGATCGcatctaaaaatgaaaaaaattgagtTTTAGGACTCATGTTGGAAAATATGTTAATTTACTTAATTTTCCCCTCTTAAATCCATTATCCCATTAATGCTagaaacagaaaaaaaaattatttttttcttcaTTATTACAACATTGTTATATTGATTTAAACTGTAACGACAAAATTGCATCAACCAATGAAACCTCTATAAGATATACAACCAATAGAAGTAAAATGGCATACACAAATAGACAAACTCTAAAACTAATGAAAAGCGTCAGATTTAACTgcaataaaatatataaataatgtttttgaGGTCAAACTAAGTATCTATTAAAGTTCAAAATTGACATTATAACGAAtgaagaaataatgtttcgttcTTATATGTTAAGATTATTTACCTGCAGTCCTGCAATATAGAAATTGCTTCCTTTAAAGTGAGGTAATCTTTCAAGCTAACTCAATAGAAATAGAAGCAAATCTGCAGCTGCAACACAAGAACATAAGAGTATGTATGGAATTCAATTCCATTCATTTGGTTCATGGAATGGAATATCACATTTCATTTCGTCTCTTTGAACGAAATGTGAGTTAAAGGTTTGAAGTTATACCAGTTCTTTTATCGCATTCAAGATATCTGAAGTGGTATTTGAGTGATAATATCCAACTCCAATAGGTGAATGAAGAAAAAACAAATTTGTAACTGGAAATAGTTAACAATGTGTTTAGCAATTTCTCAATTATAAAGTAATATTAAATATGATAAAAGGTAAAAACCATATAAACTCCTACCAATGTTCCAAGATGACAGGTTCAAGTAAACCGACTTCCCATCTTTATTAACATGAGATGGCATGACCTCTTTAACACCATCAGCAACCTCTTTCTTCAAGTTGAAGCATCCACCAACTGAAAGtggtaaaaacaataaaaaaattaagtaaGAATTAAGTTGTGATGAACAAATAGGAGAAGACAATGATGTTCAATCTATAATTCAAAATTGTAAAGAGTAAGCGCATTTATCTCCGTGTTGGATTTTATTCCGTCTCTGGGCCTCTGTAaattgtaaaaagaaaaaaaaaaaattaacaatcaCACTTTCAAGCAGAGGAACAAATTACAGTCAAAAGCATCAAAAAGATACATAGCAAAAGACATTGATTGCAGTACgtgaccaaaaatcaaacaacttcCATGTAAAGTAAGGCAAAGAACTGAAAAAAGCCAAAAAAGCATAAGCTAAAGCAAACAACCTAATACCAATACGTGACCAGAAATGTTTTTTCCCTGGAAAGGTCGACCGATATGCAACTGAGAGGAGGTGCGAACGATTGAAATCGATTTTAGGGCTTCTGTTGGGCACCACCGGTAGGGATATAGGCGATTGGGTATGGTAACAATGGAACAACAGGTGGATGCAATGGCGGTAACCATGGGAGAGAACGGAAATCAGACAGAGCATGTAACATATGGAGTTTGAGAATGAGATTTGGAAGAGGAAAGCAGAAAAAATCAGTAACTATGGAGAAGGTAGGGGGAGGAGGCGAAGCATCGAGATAATCGAGATAATCTGGGGGTATGAAGAGCCGGTTCCTCTGGGTGTGGGCAACGGTGAAGCGGAGGGTATCTGTTGTCTGTATCTCATTGGAAGCAGTGGGAGGTGGCACCATGTGTAAAGTAAAGTTTTTAAATCAAAGACAGGTGTAACGTACTGTTACTTGAGGAACGTAGTATTAATGTGaaccaaaaaaaaaacccaaCGCAAAATCATAAGAAAGCAGCTAAAAAGATGGCAAATCCTAACAGCAACTACAACATAGTTGAAGGACTTAATTTGACAAAAAATACTACTACTGTTGCTAAGGATTGATAACTTTAATATATTGTATAATTATCTAGGAAAGGCTGTACCCAAAACAAAAAGTGTTTGTGGCAAATGTTTGAAAGCCAAAACAATTTGTGGCAAAATTGTAAAGTATCATGcaatttatatgtatataatggTAGATTGTAGAAAAAACACTAACACAAAAAGAATAAAGCCTACCAGATTTTAGAAAAAGCAATTTCTCATTTTGACAGTGTGTAAATCGTTTTACGTGTCTTTTGCAAAAGTGCGTTATGCAATTTATTGTGAAATTGGATTATTTTGATAAAATTAGATGGCATTTGCGAATGGGGATGTAGCTCAGATGGTAGAGCGCTCGCTTAGCATGCGAGAGGTACGGGGATCGATACCCCGCATCTCCAATTTCATATTTTAATTTGGCaagctgattttttttttttttctgaaaattcCTTTATTCAAACGATATAAttgcaaaaaagaaaaaaggagtTACTAACATGCTTCTCCAAATCACAGTATAATTGCAAACGATATTCAAAATAATGGTATATGCAGTAGTTAAAGTGaaaattgttttttaatttttttttcgtacaatttttacttatttcaatttttaaattcaaataaatttAATATACCGGTGGCGCAactaattataattatattaagaATTCCAGCATCAGTCTTAACCCAAATAAATAGATTAAAGTCATTAAACATATCTACCTATTTAATTAAGCGGACTGAAACTTATCATAAGAATGGATTCGGAGCGGATAGAAAAGTTGGAATGATGGATCACTTTTTGTCCGTTATTGTCAAAAAGATAATGAAAAATGTATTTTCTCATGTGCACATCATTTAAGTGTTTAAGGGATGTGAAACCTCTCTTCTTTATTTTCTTAGTTCATAAAGTGTTAAAGGACGTGGAACCTCTCTTCTCTATTTTCTTAATTCACAGACAATTTCTGCAAATCAAGTAATCATTTTTGGATATAAATTGGAAGGCAATACTTGACTTTTGGGAAGGCAATACTTGACTTTTGTTTTGGTTCCACTTTGGCTGACTGATATGGATGTACCGTATCGCACAAGTTCGTAAGATACTCGAGACCACTATATTCGAAATCAACTCGGCTCAAGTCACAAATGAAGTCGACCTTAAGTATAGGAATATTGGACTCTTGAAGCTCACGATCATCTAGcattgttatatttatatatttaccctttattttattcatatttacATATTATAGAAACGAGTCGAATCGAGCTCACAAGCTTAATCACGTTTTTATTGTGatttaatataattttatttttttaatagttaATTAAGTCGAGTCGAGCAGAGCTGGAAACTACAATTACTTTATCGAGCTTGAAATTAAGGCTCGAGTCGAGCTTGATTCAAGTTTCGAAGTCGAGTTATTTAGTCCAGTCGAGCTTCGAGCTTTGATAATATTCGATTCGACTAGGCCCAGTTACATCCTGACCATTTTCGGTAATACCAccatttagattttttttaccCCCATCAAGAtggaataaatgaataatagtaatcatcATTTGTTACAAAACTTGAAATCTCAAAAAATGTTTGATATTATGACGGTCTAaatcttaaaataaataaataaaatcatcttGATGTACCGTTTAATATACCTCATTGTTCGTCGTTCTCATACTGATCGAACCATTAcctttcatcatcatcatctactTCACCTATCCCCCATCCACAATAACATGTGATACCTTACCAAATAAAAGAAGAAACATGAGTATATCAATAGTAGCCTAACCACCACCTCCATTATAAAACCTAATCATCCTTCAACCAAGAGAGCCTCATAATCAAAATTGCGGTATTCTCAAAAGTAAAAAATCAATTTGGTACTTATTAAACATATTTAGATTTATCGTCAAAACATATTACATTTCAACTCttatttatttcaaaacattCTTTGAAAGATACCCGTGAAAATCCCTCACAAAGAATAGTTATAGGAAAAGGTATAcctcttataattaattaatttacaaaaaaaagacacaaatattttttgttttttagggGAAAAAAGAAGCAGAATTGATTACGAAGTCAACTGCTTATCTCATCGTCCTCTCTGCGCATCAAGCTGCCAACCGCACATCCTAATTTTAAGCTGCAATTCCGTCACCGCTGCTAAAAACCTCAAGTTTTGCACCGGCGTTAATATCTCCATCACCTTCTCCGCCGTTCTCGTCCTCAACATATCCGCGTTCGCCACAACCACCTCCATCTGCGCCCTCAACGTCTCAATCACCGATTCCATTTCATCATACTCCCCATCCACCAGCGGATTTCCCCCTCTCCTTGCAATCTCAACAATCGGCGGCGCCGCTACGCTTTCCTGAATCCTCGCCAACTCATTATCCAATTCCCTCTCATCCGCCTTCGTCTCCGCCTTCAGCCTCTCCATTCTCTCCACCTGCGCCGGACTCATATCCCCAACCGTACTACCTACAATTCGAAAGGCTAATACTGGCTTGAATCCAGCAATCCAGAAGAAACTCCGTTCAAACGACGAGAACCACGGCGGAGAGAAAACTAACGACACATCATGATTCGAGATTCGAGATTTCTCCTCGTAGTACTGCTGGTAATGCGAGAGAACACGAGCGATCAAATCACGGAGATGTTCATCATCGGAGCTATGATCAGAAGTTCGTAAATTCGATCGAAGCTCATCCAGGTAATGCTCCTGACGAACTAACCATCCTTGGAAGAAATTCTCGAACTCACTTTCACTTGTGACGACTGTTCTTCGAGATTTGGGCGACATCTTGAGTGATTGATGTCGGAAAAATCACAGGAATTTTTTTGATTTGTGCGATTGAAACTTATAAGGTGATGATGGAGTTTGATATTTTGGGTGATATTCAGGAATTTTCTAGAAGTTGTGTGAGTACAAGTGGAAGATGCATGCGAAGGTGACAGATGGAAAAAACCCTGGTTAGAGGGAAATCAACTGTGAGTGACACCTAAGCGGGAAAATCACAGGAATTTTTTTGACCACCAGCccccttttttattttattt encodes:
- the LOC111882750 gene encoding putative serine carboxypeptidase-like 53 isoform X1, translating into MVTAIASTCCSIVTIPNRLYPYRWCPTEALKSISIVRTSSQLHIGRPFQGKNISGHVLVLVGGCFNLKKEVADGVKEVMPSHVNKDGKSVYLNLSSWNIVTNLFFLHSPIGVGYYHSNTTSDILNAIKELLQICFYFY
- the LOC111882750 gene encoding putative serine carboxypeptidase-like 53 isoform X2 translates to MVTAIASTCCSIVTIPNRLYPYRWCPTEALKSISIVRTSSQLHIGRPFQGKNISGHVLVLVGGCFNLKKEVADGVKEVMPSHVNKDGKSVYLNLSSWNIVTNLFFLHSPIGVGYYHSNTTSDILNAIKELICFYFY
- the LOC111882709 gene encoding protein RESPONSE TO ABA AND SALT 1, whose amino-acid sequence is MSPKSRRTVVTSESEFENFFQGWLVRQEHYLDELRSNLRTSDHSSDDEHLRDLIARVLSHYQQYYEEKSRISNHDVSLVFSPPWFSSFERSFFWIAGFKPVLAFRIVGSTVGDMSPAQVERMERLKAETKADERELDNELARIQESVAAPPIVEIARRGGNPLVDGEYDEMESVIETLRAQMEVVVANADMLRTRTAEKVMEILTPVQNLRFLAAVTELQLKIRMCGWQLDAQRGR